In Rissa tridactyla isolate bRisTri1 chromosome 21, bRisTri1.patW.cur.20221130, whole genome shotgun sequence, the genomic window gatgtaaggaaaaaaaaaaatcacgatgAGGATAGTTAAGAACTGGAAGAAGGGGCTGCAGCTGTGGAAACCCAACGCTCAAGAGTTCTTCATGAAACCATGGGATGAAGCCCTGACTAACCCGGTTGACTCTCCTGGGATGCGCTACTCATCTCCTCGGGTCCCTTCCGATCTGACCGAAGCTATGGTCACTTACGGCAGAGATTTAGCCAGCCACTGCCCGGGCAGCTTAGCTTACTGCATGAATCCGACTCTTCCGTTAAGAGGAAGGAGCACTCAAACAGTCAGATTTCAAGGATAATCCCAACCCAATTAGTGTTTTTCCTCGTTTCCCCCCACCATCCTCAAACAGTCTTTATTTATAAGGATGGagattattttaaagcatgaagTCTCTTAGCACGATGCAATACAATTTGTTGGTCTGCAGCTTCCCGTAACAAAGAAATCAGAACTAAGATGATTTGCAGAGAGAGCAGAGTGAAAAGGTCAAAACACAATTATCACTGCGCACTGCTCCACGAGGCAAAAATATAACTTATCTTTTAATTAACACTTTCCGTCAAGAAATTACTATGCCCTGCGGAGCAACACGAGGCAAAGACCGCGACTCAGAAGAGAGCAGAGACACGTACCCTTTTCTCCATCTCCAGCATGCTGGACCGGTCAGaagttttctcctgtttctgctatggaaattaaaaatagaaagctATTAAAACCGAGAGGCATTCACAGGGGGCTGCACAAAGGCCTGGACAGCCTACAGATCACAGCGCGGAGAAGCAGCAGTCTTTACAGAATCACCCACTTATTCCTGTGAAAAATAACCGTCTCCTCTGTAGCACCCTCCCTCCCAAGAGCTAAATCCTTCCCCGTGCTGGAACACGCACCGGTTTGTCATGCGTCGGGGCTCACTTTCTCCCGTTTGCGCCTTACCTGGGCGGCTTTTTCCAACTTCGATTTGATGTCGGCCAACTCAAGCTGCGCTTCCTGCAGTTTTGACTTCAGCTTTTGATTTTCAGACAGGGCGCTTTCATATAACTGAAATAGGAACCCAAAGATGGCAATTCACCAGGCGGCTCTTCGTTCTGACCCCGTCCTGCCGCAGCCGCGCGTCCTCGGCACCGGGCGGAGGCAGCCGCGGGGTTTGCTTCGCTCCCCGGTCTCAGGATATTAAAGAAGGGCGAACAGAAGTAGTTTGGACGCTTTACTTGCCTTTTCATAATTCACATGGAGTAAGAAAACAGCTGTTTAATTTTGTAGGGTGTTTAAACACAGCCAAGAGGCAGAGCAAAGGGATGTTTTTAATTTAGGTAAACCACCAAGCGTAATAAAGCACCGCGTTGTGCGCGCTGTATCTGCGATTCTGCcgagctccccccaccccagctgctctTGTGTGCGCTGAGTTTGAAGAGGAGGAGACAAAAGGACAATTTCAGGCCGCTCCAAAAGGGGCTTTTTGCCTTCACTTCCTTCAAACCAGCAGAATTTCCACCCCTCTAGGAGGACGCAGCGGGCACGCTGCCTGCCTCTTCGGGGTGCTGCTGGCCGCGCCAGGCCTTCCAGCAGCACGGGCGCGTCGGAACTAAGGGCATCTCACCCCGTTGAACTTTTCATACGGTCTTCGCGCTGACCGTAGCCGTGTGCGGCAGGCCGCCTTACTGCCTTTCAAGGATTACATCGAAAGCTTCAGAGAtgatagaaaaaataattctggaatgTTATAGCAGCAAAATTGATCCCGTGGGACTATGCATGCCGGAGCCATGGCGGCACGCTCAGCAGTATCTTCTCTCGCTCCTTTCAAGACTCACCCAGCGCTTCTCCAGCCTGActcctctgccccctgcccccgaTACCTGATTTTGCACGGTCTCCTTTCACCCCTGGTCCTTTTCCGACCCTCTGAAGGGTGGATGCATTGGAAAAAGGGCTGTTGTGACTTCCAAAACCAATGgcaacagagaaaatgaaactaaaccttttctcttgctttccaAAGACCCCCCATGCAGGTTTCTGCACCAACAGGCAACTCGTGAGGTGCACGCGGTGGCAATAATACATGGAAAAAATCCTACTTTTTTATAGTCCCTGTTAGTCTCCTCTTCTGCCCTGCTGCTGAGGGCGGCTAACCGGTTCTCCCTGCGGGTGTAGGCACTGGAGCGGCTGGAGGCACGGTCGCTGTAGGAGGAGTCGCTGGTGGTGGGGTTCGTAGCGGCTTCCAACCTAAACGGCAGTGAAGACCCAGCACGGTGGAGCCGCTGGTGCTTTGGGACAGCCAGCATCAGCCCGACCCGTCGGGACGCGAGGCCGTGGTTTGGGATGGCTGAGACCACCCCCGGCTCCCACCCCGCAGCGGGGCATCGCCGCGACGGCCAGGCAGCCCCCACCGCTTTTAAACTGGGAAAGACCCAGTTGGTATCAGCCCAACCCCCAACCGGGGAGTTACATCCCATGGAGCTCTCGTGGGCTCCAGTTCTCACAGGGCACAGAGGGGTTGTCCTCTCGGCAGAGCGGCTGTTAGACAATTTGGGGAGCGAGGTCTGAAAGCGGAGGGGCCCAGCAGCCCGGCCAAGGTGAGAAGCAAAGGGCCAGCGCCAGCTTCAGCTGACGCTGTTGGGTTGAAGCACGGGGAATCCCCAAAGCCATAGAAAAATACGCTGTCAATacatattaaacagaaaaaaacctctaaaaaacCAGAATTCTTACCTGGAAAGTCTTTCAtgctgaaggggggaaaaaaaaaaaaaaagaaagaaaaaaggaattaataatgAGGCAATTAAAGGCTCAATCCAAGAACTGCAGAGCTACCACACAGCAGCCGCTTCCTACCTCCGACACCAGCACCGAGCTCACAAGCAGCTCACCACCACGACTCCCCACGCCCAAACTGGGAATCACCAACCCTCGTCTGAATCTCTTCAACTACTTCAGCTTCTCTGAAGCAtttcagatttcctttcttttgctaaCCTAAAAACGGCTGAACCTTGTTCTTCAAATCCTGGTTTCCAGAACTGAAATCCATTCCTTTGAATCGAACCTCATCTATTGTTTCCCTTTTCAAATCGAATCATTCTTCCTGACTTCGTTCACTGTCCTATGCATGATGTGGGCGAGAGGGATTAACGGGCCATGATACGCAGGGCTCGCTGCGCATTTGTGTTGGACTTCGGGAAATCCCAGACGGTA contains:
- the PPP1R12B gene encoding protein phosphatase 1 regulatory subunit 12B isoform X8, which produces MSSLYSRSKEYTRSRKAQSDSPPSSPSPLAKTLRHERLSRLEAATNPTTSDSSYSDRASSRSSAYTRRENRLAALSSRAEEETNRDYKKLYESALSENQKLKSKLQEAQLELADIKSKLEKAAQQKQEKTSDRSSMLEMEKREKRALERKLSEMEEEMKILTELKSDNQRLKDENGALIRVISKLSK